A single Notoacmeibacter ruber DNA region contains:
- a CDS encoding transcriptional regulator, producing the protein MSDGESSTVQIITGRVWREKDEAAERVHILLSAPDDDTAVRRAAQSLQQEGFAEVEFEQIGEILEEPDEEPHASAYQGALEGEIAIIIVDDDEHNED; encoded by the coding sequence ATGAGCGACGGCGAATCCAGCACAGTGCAGATCATCACCGGTCGGGTCTGGCGTGAAAAGGACGAGGCGGCAGAGCGCGTCCATATTCTGCTTTCAGCACCGGACGACGACACCGCGGTGCGACGCGCCGCGCAGTCGCTCCAACAGGAGGGATTTGCAGAAGTCGAATTCGAACAGATCGGCGAGATTCTCGAAGAGCCGGATGAAGAGCCCCACGCTTCGGCCTATCAGGGTGCGCTCGAAGGCGAGATCGCCATCATCATCGTTGATGATGATGAACACAACGAGGACTGA
- the rpsL gene encoding 30S ribosomal protein S12 encodes MPTINQLVRKPRKAPVKRNKVPAMEQNPQKRGVCTRVYTTTPKKPNSALRKVAKIRLTNGYEVIGYIPGEGHNLQEHSVVMIRGGRVKDLPGVRYHIIRGVLDTQGVKDRRQRRSKYGAKRPK; translated from the coding sequence ATGCCGACCATCAACCAGCTAGTCCGCAAGCCGCGCAAAGCGCCCGTTAAGCGCAACAAGGTGCCGGCCATGGAGCAGAATCCGCAGAAGCGCGGCGTATGTACGCGCGTCTACACCACCACGCCTAAGAAGCCGAACTCGGCTCTTCGTAAGGTTGCCAAGATCCGCCTGACCAATGGTTATGAGGTGATCGGCTACATTCCGGGCGAGGGTCATAATCTTCAGGAGCACTCGGTCGTCATGATCCGTGGTGGTCGCGTGAAGGACCTTCCGGGTGTCCGTTACCACATCATCCGTGGCGTGCTCGACACCCAGGGCGTGAAGGACCGCAGGCAGCGTCGTTCGAAATACGGCGCCAAGCGTCCGAAGTAA
- the rpsG gene encoding 30S ribosomal protein S7 — MSRRHRAEKREINPDPKFGDLVVTKFMNAIMYDGKKSAAERIVYGAFDQVEGKAKADPLALFHEALDNVAPHVEVRSRRVGGATYQVPVEVRSERRQALAIRWLINAARGRNETTMVDRLSGELMDAANNRGSAVKKREDTHRMAEANRAFSHYRW; from the coding sequence ATGTCCCGTCGTCACCGCGCAGAAAAGCGAGAGATCAACCCGGATCCGAAGTTCGGCGATCTTGTCGTGACCAAGTTCATGAACGCCATCATGTATGACGGCAAGAAGTCCGCCGCAGAGCGGATCGTCTATGGTGCGTTCGATCAGGTTGAGGGTAAGGCCAAGGCCGATCCGCTCGCTCTCTTTCATGAGGCGCTCGACAATGTCGCGCCACATGTCGAAGTGCGTTCGCGTCGCGTCGGTGGTGCAACCTACCAGGTGCCGGTCGAGGTTCGTTCCGAGCGTCGTCAGGCTCTCGCTATTCGTTGGCTGATCAATGCTGCCCGCGGTCGCAATGAGACCACGATGGTTGATCGCCTTTCCGGCGAATTGATGGATGCTGCAAACAACCGCGGTTCGGCCGTGAAGAAGCGCGAAGATACGCACCGCATGGCGGAAGCGAACCGCGCCTTCTCGCACTACCGCTGGTAA